The following proteins come from a genomic window of Acinonyx jubatus isolate Ajub_Pintada_27869175 chromosome C1, VMU_Ajub_asm_v1.0, whole genome shotgun sequence:
- the SVBP gene encoding small vasohibin-binding protein, with product MDPPARKEKSKVKEPVSRVEKAKQKSAQQELKQRQRAEIYALNRVMTELEQQQFDEFCKQMQPPGE from the exons ATGGATCCACCTGCCCGCAAAGAAAAATCCAAAGTTAAAGAACCTGTCAGCAGAGTGGAGAAGGCCAAGCAGAAATCAGCCCAGCAGGAGCTGAAGCAAAGACAAAGAGCAGAG ATCTATGCCCTCAACCGAGTCATGACAGAGCTGGAGCAGCAGCAGTTCGATGAGTTCTGTAAACAGATGCAGCCTCCCGGAGAGTGA